The genomic region AGAAAGTGTTGGCATGATAAGTCGAGTAtcagattatttttattttttgaaatgtGGACAGGCGCTATTCTGTTGTTGCATTCCATGCTACTGCCAGCAATGGAAACAAAATGCACAATATCGGTCAGTTTGGAGGAAGATCTCGTCCAATGATCAGAAGACAAGTAGTCAGAAGACTAGAGCCTTGGTGGTTGACCATGGTCTCAACCTGTTTCAGTTGTCTGGTTACATCTATTGTAGATCCATTGGTGTGCCCCCAGCTAAACAAAACAGCCTTTAACATCACTGTAATACTCACTTCCAAGTATAAATAAATCGTGGTCCGTGGCACAGCATCTTCTAGAAAGTCATGTCTTACTAGTACATTTTTCCATTAAAGTAGGATATGTATCTCAGTTCTGCAAATATCTCAACTGATGAAGGCAATAGAGTTAAACCTACAGCCAGAAGCAGATTTACTGAACCACTGTCCCCGGTCTGTGGGGATAGTCAGGGCCCCTCCAGCCTAGAATTCTAAATAGTTTAGAGTTTTAAAGTTTAGAGTTGACCGTAAGCTGGAGGGAGCCGAGAAAAGGATCAGAAACCAGAGAGACGTGGGGCAGTACACACAGGAAGTCTTTCATTATCCCATAAATTACAGTGGTGCTCAAAAGTTTGCATACCCTTGGAGAATTGGTAATACATGAACCACTGAGTAAGCAGGCAAAACACATTTGTTTAGTTTCTCATgggagaatctgacagctattcacccatactaaacccaatatacttggTTATAGTGCAGGCGAATAGTTGTCAAAGTAAAAGTAAGAGTCACTTACATTTTAGGTGCCATATGTCGAAAGTTCAATAATACAATTGCATTTTCTAGCTACAATTGCATTTTAATTGCCCTCCAGGGCGTATTCATATTCCCGCCCCAGCCTGGGGCAGGGGATGAGCACTCTGCTCCCGCTACAGCTGTCCCTCACATCACAGAAGAGGGCTGGCTGGGGGCGGAATACTGATGAGGCAGGGGGAGTTGGGCGAGCCAGCTCCCCGCCATCAATGCGCCCTGGAGTGCAATGAAAATGCAACTGTAACAGGCAAAACTTCAGACATAACGTACCTAAAAATGTAAGTGACCCTTCCTTCTACAGCTATTCACCCTCACTGTAATccaatatattgggtttagtgcaggtgaatagctgtcagattctctttaactgAAGCTTATACCAGAATGCACAgttataaaacaaaataaataaaagaaaaccactgTTAAAAAGTTTGCATACCTTTAGTTCTTAACATGGTGTATTGCCTCCTTTAGCAATGACCGTGTATAGTCTTCCCAAAGTAGTCACCAGGCCTTGGACTGTTCTCTATTCATGCCCTTATCACACCTACTCAGGTTAAGTTGGCAGCCCGGATACAGCTGACATAAGCAGTGTTCTTATCGAAGTATCATGCAAGCCAGGAAGCAGCGATCTCCCTGGGCATGCTCACTATTAACTCTATTGCAGTGGCTGAATctttaagggctcgttcacacgggcggatcgaAGATGGACCCCTAAGGTGTGCCTCCAgacgtgcctgctcggagcggcaatccacCGCTTCGAGCAGACATACTTCTCCGCGCGCATGTACAGTGTACTAGCACTCATCGCGACGGCTCCCTCTGCTCCCTGAGCTGAccaagagcagccgcgatgtgtgtgagtatacGGTGCATGCACGCAGCAActtgcacatcacagtgtgtctgctcatagtggtggatagctgctccgagcaggcacatctgagtcaCACTCTAGGGGTCCCTCGATGGtggatttgcagcgtaaaatacgctgtggatcagcccgtgtgaacgagccccaaGACTTCCACAGCCTTTAGACCATTGCGGGACAATGTCACTGGCCACATCTATTCAAGTCTCCTGTCCAGTCTCTTTCGGTAGTGAATATAATAAAACGTTAGAGAGGGATTTCCTTAGCCCTGAATAGGCATAATTACGGTAAGTTACAGGCAGCACTACTATTTTAGGATGCCTCACACCTATATGACCAGTTAACCCTAATTTGCATTCTGCGCaggagttttaaccccttaaggactcagcccatttgggccttaagaactcagacaattttatttttacatttttgttttttcctcctcgccttcaaaaaaaatcataacgctcttatattttcatccacagactagtaggagggcttgttttttgcacgaccagttgttcgttgtaatgccatcactcactttaccataaaatgtatggtgcaaccaaaaaatactatttgtgtggggaaattaaaaagaaaaccacaatttagcaaattttggaaggtttcgttttcactccgtacaatttacggtaaaatgacatgtgttctttattctttgggtcaatacgattaaaatgatacccatgataacatacttttctattaataTTGTGCTTAAataaaatcgctaactttttaaccaaattagtacgtttaaaatcctgctatcagcagccggaacctgccgcgcatgacccgagcatcactccgatgctcgcggttatgcttaggacgtaaatgtatgtcctggtgcgctaagtaccaggtCACCggttcgttaaggggttaaagactgttTTATAGTAGGATATCTAGCATCGAAGGAAACCTTATTATAGAATGTAGATATTACTGGGCAAAAGCTAGAGACAAGATCCTTTTAAGGTCAGAAGAACTGGTatggccactccagaaccttcaCCTTCTGCTTTTGTAACTCGATAGTCAACTGGGCCTTGAACTTAAGGTCACTGTTGTGATGAAAGGTCTAAGAGCATCCCATGCAGATAACAAacgcatattgggggagatttatcaaaacctgtcaagaagaaaagttgctgagatgcccatagcaaccaatcagatcgcttctttcatttttgaaaagacctctgaaaaattaaagaaacgatctgactggttgctatgggcatctcagcaactttttctctggacaggttttgataaatctcctccattgtctgCCAGTATTTTCTGATGACATGCTGCGTTCATCTTGTCCTCCATTTTCAAAAGATACCCTACGCctttagagtcccccccccccccaaaaaaaacatgctTCACAGTTGGGATGGCATTCTTTTCGTAATGGGCCTTGTTGACTCCTTTCCTTAGAGTTGTGACCATAAAGCTCAATTCTGATCTCCTCCCTCCATACAGTGTGCCAGAAGCTGTGAGACATGGTAAGGTGTATTTGGGTATTTTGTCACCAGGCTTTTTTGGGACATTGGCACAGTAAAGGCTTCTTTCTGGCAACTCGAACATGCAGCTCATTTTTGTTCAACTATCATCACATAGGGCTCCTTGAAACAACCGTAGTCTTTTCAGAGCAGCTCATATGTCTCCTGAGGTTAcctgtggggttttctttgtatcCTGAACAATTCTTGTTGCTAAAATCTTTCTTGGTCTATCTGACCTTggcttgttataaaaaaaatccccacatttTTCAATTCTTAGTAAGTTATTTAACAGTACTGACTGGCTTTTTTTAAGGCACTGGATAGCTGTTAAAAAAGTTCCATTACCTTATTATGCAGGTCTTTTAACAGTGCTTTTctgctccccatggctcagtatctcGCCTGTTTATCCACAGGGAGCTAACAAACTCATTGATTTATACACAGACATCAACAGCAATTTAAAAAGCCACAGGTCTTggaaattaaatgggcactgtcaccaactttttattttattttttattttttaatatgttgtagtacttatgtactacaacatatctctaatatactttattttaataaaaaaaatatatatatattttgtattttatatttgcaaaccggccactagggggtctccctcctagtggccaactgcagcctgccgtgacgtcacgactgaatTAGGACTGATGCCGGCTGGGCAGTCGGTCCTCATTCAGTTAGCCtgcgctcactccctgcctgtcaattagacaggcgggagcgagcactgggAACACAGAGGATGCGCGCATTGGCTTCCTGGCCTCACACGCCGACCCCGCCTCCTGGCATATACgcgccgctgctgctgcctcaGGTCTCTCCTGCACTTGGTTatgtcttttttttgtgtgtggggggggggggggggggaggagcgggGTTCAGGGTAGCGCCGTGGCCATGAccataacaaagttattgttttcaacacagggtaccTCCacttgtttcaccactacaactcccagcatgccctgacaaccaatagatgtcagggcaagctgggagttgtagtggtgaaacagctggaggcaccctgtatagatgagccaagggcggaagtcagccccccagcaggcatcagtgacgttgtgcctgctggggaagtctgcctggtatttttcagatagtaaaaaaaaaaaaattaaggcagggaaggggttagggaaagatgggcaataggcaggggcaggatggggaggaaaaagaaaaaaaaaaaagatggtgggagctactctttaaccttTTATTGCCGTTTTAACATGTGTGTGTCACCTTATGTGTCTGTAACAAGGCCAAACACTCAAGGATATGACAACTTTCAGTCAGGGCCATTTTTTgtaatttaccgtatatactcgagtataagccgacccgagtataagccgagacccctaatttcaacccaaaatcccaggaaaagttattgactcgagtataagcctagggtgggaaatacctcatccccccctgtcatcatccagacccgtcattaacatcctcatcatcatcatccccttgtcatcatcccacacatccccccttcatcatccccttatcatccctcacatccccccttcatcatccccttgtcatcatcccacacatccccccttcatcatccccttatcatcccacacatccccccttcatcatccccttatcatcccacacatccccccttcatcatccccttatcatcccacacatccccccttcatcatccccttatcccacacatccccccttcatcatccccttatcatcccacacatccccccttcatcatccccttgtaatcatcccacaccccccccttcatcatccccaccccccttcatcatccccacacccccccccccccttcatcatcctcttctcatcattcgccctcagtggtcttcaacctgcggacctccagaggtttcaaaactacaactcccagcaagcccgggcagccatcggctgtccgggcttgctgggagttgtagttttgaaacctccggaggtccgcaggttgaagaccactgcggccttcaacatcatccagccccctctcaccccctttagttctgagtactcacctccgctcggcgctggtccggtcctgcagggctgtccggtgaggaggtggtccgggctgctatcttcaccgggggcgcctcttctccgcgcttccggcccggaatagaggcgttgccttgacaatgacgcagaattacgttggcaatgaacgcacctctgcgtcgttgtcacggcaacgtgactattctgaggccgggcccgaagcgcttagaagaggcctccccggtgaagatagcagcccggaacactatcccaccggaccacctcctcaccggacagtcctgcaggaccggaccagcgccgagcggaggtgagtactcagaactaaagggggtgagagggggctggatgatgttgaaggccgcagtggtcttcaacctgcggacctccggaggtttcaaaactacaacacccagcaagcccggacagccgatggctgcccgggcttgctgggagttgtagttttgaaacctctggaggtccgcaggttgaagaccactgcgggtgggggagttcactcgagtataagccgaggggggtgttttcagcacgaaaaatcgtgctgaaaaactcggcttatactcgagtatatacggtatatcgtCATTATAATTTATAAAGGAACCAAACAACTATGTGGTGATAAATGGCTTCATAGGATCACGATCCttgcatataaaaataaaaataaaagtctcTTTGCATGACCagtcattttttaaatcaatgccAAAATGTCCATCAGTCTGTAAACGCCTGAGCACAACTGTATGTATTTAAACATAAGAATTTAtagggcgtttttcagttttcagCATAGAAGCCAAAGGCTCATGGGTCATTTCTGGAGTCTTGTTCATTACCATTGATGTGCTAGAACAACTACCAAGAAATTGCTTTACTTCAGCCTTTTGGGGCTGAATTATGAAAGGACAAAATGTTCTGCTCAATAGAAGAAAGTGCTCTGTTTTGAGGAGCTGCATACATTTCCCAGGAAGCATTGCTTTATGGTCCTCATACATCACactaaggcagtggtcttcaacctgcggacctcctcatgttgccaaactacaactcccagcatgcccggacagccgttggctgtccgggcatgctgggaattgtagtttggcaacatctggaggtccgcaggttgaagaccactgcactagggcATCAATACTCAAGGaaaacatacaataaaaaaataataaaataaaaaattctgagcACTTCCTATCTCGCTTTTGACGATTTCATCTCATATTGCAATCGGAATGGTTGTAAAGGTTGATTTCAGATGGCCATAACAACGACATATTTTACTTCCCATATAACAACAAAGTCTAGACCTCCTGCAACATTTCCCTTCTGTAAGCTagtaataatataatgtatacaaCATCCATAATAAAGTTAGGCTGGAACCCGGCAGGAAATGTCGAATAAGTAGTCAACGTTCCCACAAATAAACAGGATGGATGCTGTAACTCGAGCCATTGTGCTAAGTAATGGCTACTTCTTTAGAAGACTAGAGAAATGCTATATTTTATAGGCTTTAAAACAGACTATAATGTACTAGGAAATCAAActccaaacaaaacaaaaaaatccaaattccaacTTAAACCACTTATTTAGCATGCTGTGAACAGAGGATATAGGTCAGATCAAAGGCGGTCCATGTCTTCCGAGAATGGCCATCCAAGTCTCCATCGCTCCATTCATGATCTATGGAGCTACGGAAGATGGTACTGCGCACAGCAATCGCCAGCGGCTTCATAGACCATGAAGAGAACTGTGTCGAGCATGCAGGACTTGCTGCTTAATTCCGAGGTGTGACTTGGCTGCCCATTCATTGGGGTGTtcaacaggtgaggacttccaaggagtggggggttgggggggtatcggcgctggtcaagatcggacacgtccggtgagtaaaagatttttttattcaaatgcaacgcgtttcaccgcacttgggcggcttcatcaggcatgcctgatgaagccacccaagtgcggtgaaacgcgttgcatttgaataaaaaaaaaattttactcaCCGGACGTGTCCGATCTTGGCCAGCGCAGATATCCCCCACCGCTCCTTGGAAATCCTCACCTGTTGAATATTGCCTAGGTTGGGCAGGCTGCAGACCAGATGTACTCTCTCATCCACGCAGACCATTGTTGCGCGTTCGGTAAGGGTTTTTTACCACTTTAAATTGGACCCTGGAGtggcggttttacgctatggagcgctctatTTTTCTTGTTTTAGCATTCATTGGAGTGCGACATTTGTCCCAGGCTAGGGAAGAAGTGTTTTAAGTTGGGCTGCACCTTTAAGGATTCAATAGATATTAGACAAAAATCTGCCAAACCCGCCAACTTCAGCAGGATTGGACAACTGTCTCCCAGATGTTGAGGGTAACACTGGCAACATTTCTTGCATTTCTCAGACTTATGATTTATCTAGACATTCGCAATTAAGGCAGGGAGAGTAACCTCCCAAAAAAGTGTCTTGCCAGTCTAATCATTCATATTTAATTTTTGTGCTACGTGTGACAATTAACAAATATGTTGATACAATATCCTAATAGAGCAGACATTGGATCCTTGCTGGGTAGCGCCACTTcagttttatcttttttttctacGTTCTATTGGGGACGAGTCTAAGGCccttataccatatatactctactataagccgacccgaatataagcagaggcaacctaatttcaccccaaaacccaggaaacgttattgactcgactataagcctatggtgggaaatacatcatcccccccgtcatcatccagacccctgtcattaacacccccgtcatcattaccctgtcatcatctccccccccccccttcatcagtggtcttcaacctgcgaaccaccagatgttgcaaaactacaactctgtgaaacatctggaggtctgcaggttgaagaccactacggccctcgtcgtcatccagaccccccctttagttttctactcacctcccctcgaggggaaggaagggtgagctggtccgggccatctatgctgcaggggagggttagtcgttccgggctgtccatcttcactgggaggccctcttctacgCTCCGGGACGGCccgggactagtgacattgccttgacgacgacacacaaggacgttcatgcgcagggacatcacggacgtctgctgtgcacggacgtccctgtgcgccaTCGTCAAGgctacgtcactagtccggggccggcccggagaagaaggtctcccggtgaagatggacagcccggaacgaccaaccctccccaccagacggtccctgcaagcatagatggccctgaccagctcacccttccttcccaccgaggggaggtgagtagaaaactaaaggggggtctggatgataacgaaggccgcagtggtcttcaacctgcggacctccagatgtttcaaaactacaactcccagcatgcccggacagccgatggctgttcgggcatgctgggagttgtagttttgcaacatctggaggtccgcaggttgaagaccactgagaagcgactgacaggtggagagttcactctagtataagccggggggggggggggggggcgtttttagcaggaaaaattgtgctgaaaaactcggcttatactcgagtatatacagtacacattaAAGGGTaggctaaacccccccccccccacacacacaaattgTAAGGTTTTGAGTCTTATGTATATGTTCAGCTTTAGGCTCTGGGAAAGACTTGCTTACAGTTAATTTTGAGACAGGATAGAAGACATATTAGAGGAAAACTAAAAGTAATTCTAAAAGAGAATAAATTGCTGGCAGATGTTCTGGCTACTTTtaggaaataaaaatgtatctaGTCTTTAGAAACAGAACATAGGAATACTCTGGTTATTCGTGAAAACAATCTGAGCAGACAGACATACAACCCAGTAACGCCATCTAAGGACAGACCAAAAATAAACTAAACCTACCTTCTTCTCTTCTTTTACTTTTGgtggcttcttcttggtctttctTTCTTCTAGTTCCTGGTCGGATGTGATGGCAGGGTTATCTATTCCACCTTTCCAAGTGTCAACTGGAGAAAGAAGTGGGTCTTCTTCGCTTGGTCTGTGTTTTGGTTTACGCTTTCTATCTTTGCCAGGGATGGTAAGAGCCTCTTCATCGCTGGCATCTGAATGGGTTCGTCTATAGGTGTAGAATTTTGTTTTGCTGAATAGTGTTTTTGACCTGTACTTGTATTTGGATGGTCTTCTCTCGCCCTGTCCTCTTGAGTTTCTATCAGTGATGCCATTCTCTTCATCTCCTTGTGCATTAGGAAACAGGTGATGCATTTTGTGAATGTGGTTCTGACCATCATCTGGATCTGCGTATATGTCATTTATGAAATCTTTGGACCTCGATAATGTGTCAGCTGGCTCTGCGTAGTTATCTGATGAATCTGCATCTTCGGGGTGTACCAATGGGAAACGGGTTGCTTGCTTTCTTGGGTTTTTGCTAATGCCAGCTTCAATAGCTCTGACAAGATTTGGGTCTAGTCTGTTCACCTTAGACTTGGGTCCAACTGGTTTTGGTCTTATTGGTGGAGGCACTTTATGGTTGCGCTCATGGTCGTGGCAATTTAATGGAGTGCTGTGTGTTGGATATTCATTCCCTTCATTGTCCAAGTTACACTTTGGCAACAGTTGCACATCATCCCCTATAGGACTATAAGGAGGGGGTGCTTCTGTGTCATCCTCCGAATCAGGGTAGCAGCTGTAGGCTGGCGAGTTTCCACGTGGCGAATAAGGAAAAACATCTTCACTTTGTTGACTTGCCTCTCTACGGCTTTCTGCCAAATATGAATTCTCAATGGAAGTCTTCTTTTCCAAAACATCACTGAAAAATGGGGTGAAGACCTCTGTCTGGCGGTGGTACTGAGACAAAGAATATAAAGCTGTGAATTTTGCGGAAATTTCTGTAGCAATGTGCTCTCCTTCAGTCATCAGTTCTTTGATAGCTTCGTTCTCAAAGAAGTCTGCTTGGCTGTCGGTCACTGCCACTAGCTGAACAGGAATTGTGTCCTGAATTTCTGATAGAAAAGCACGCAGCATTCCCATAGATGCCTTTCGCTTGGCTGAATAAATAAGAATGTACCCATGAACCAGTTCATCTTTTCTCACTCCAATCGAGGAGTGGTAGGACAAAATGGTTATCTGTATCCTTCTCCGTTTTTCGCCAATTATTTTATCCAGCATTAGAGAGTTATTTTGGcctggctgagcagcactgcaaGTGCGGGACTCCAGAAAAGGGGAAAGAATAAGATCCACACTGAAAGGATCACCGCACATGGCACACATTACAATTCTTAAATCGGCTTCTGAAAGGTCTTTAATTGCTGGGACAGGACTGGCAATATCAGAGTTGTGCTTGACAGATTCGAGCACTCCCCTAAGAGCTTGCTTGATTTGGGTCTCATTAAATTTACGGGGATAAGTACCAGCTGGCACATCCACAAAAGGACACTGGAGCTTATTTGCCAATTGCTGCCCTTGGTGCCTTAATATGGGCATGTTTTTGCTGATATTTTCTCTGAGGTTAGCCAAGATTAACGTAAATGGAAGGTTTGCAATATCCTTATCTCTCCTCGCCTGAGCTTCACATCTAATTTTTCCAATGCAGTCACCTATAAAATTAAGCGACTCAATTGAGCTAAACACACAAAAACAACCATGTGGTTTAAACCCAGGAGTCCACAATTGGCTTAAAATATATGGGGAATTGGCATCTACTGCTCTCAAGTCTAACTCGTATATTTTACCATCTAATGCAAATTCATCATCCGTTGACTGGGTCCTTATCTCATTGGCCATCTCTTGAGAAAGGTTGTCTTTCCCAAGAATGAGAAGGTTCACCTTGTCAAGATTAGATCCGTCTTGGTACAGGTTCAAACGGCTCAGATTCGACTGTAATAGACTGTTGGCAAGTACTTGTTCCACTTTTATGTCCGTACAACTTTGGACACTAAGACAGGTTTCCTTAGTTGGATGATACACAAATCCTATGTGCTTGAGAAGTAGAGATTCTCTGTCAGTTGCAAGCTTCTGTAAAGCTTTGTATCTCGGTTCTTCTCCAAGAACGGCATTtatttcagacatcttatcagtgCTCGGTGTAGCATTAAGATCTAGGTCATAGAATAGCTCAGAGTGCTCAAAGAGCATCTCTTGAAATTCTTCTTTGGCTTTTTCAATGATCTCTTGCTGGTGTTTGCGGTATACCTCAAATCGGTCAGTCTCGTTGATAAATTTATAGGCTTCGTCCTCCAAAACGAAGCACATGACTTCTTCCCATGGTTGACCGGGCGAAATAAACGGGATCTTTTCAAGGGTCTTCTTGAACTTGGCTTTCATTTCCAATCTCCTCTTCTCAGAAACCAAGTGTTGAACATGGCTTTGATAGACTTTCTCTGCATCTAAAGTACAGAGAAGATCAAATGGGACCCTTCTGTCATTTAGTTTATCAATATGGTCTGACTGGTCCCATGGTGTTTTTTCCAGCATTACAAACCAGAGGCTGAATTCAGGCTTTTTCTCCAGCATCTGAAGAGCATCTGTCCAACTTAGGTTTTCTATCTCTTCAAGCTTTGGCAGTAATGTACTCAGTGCTCTTGGTAGCGTTTTAAGGTATTCCTCTTTTCTTTTCCTAATGTGCTCCTGTTTAAGCTGTTCTATGTGTTTAGAGAATGTATTTTTAGCCTTCAGTGTTCCCTCTAGATTTATATAATTCTCGTAGTCAGAGTGGTTTTTTAGTTTATTACTGACAGTTTTCCACGTTGCGTGGTAGTCACGCACAGTTTGGACAATAAGCTTCTCAAACTTATCAGTAGCAGATGCAACAATCTGTCTATGCGTCTTAAAAGCCTCAAGGTAAGGGATAATCTTGGGTTTACCCCTTGTTTTGTCCAACATTTGGACTAGTGCTGTGAAACAGGTTTCAACATTTATATTGTTTCTAGC from Hyla sarda isolate aHylSar1 chromosome 11, aHylSar1.hap1, whole genome shotgun sequence harbors:
- the ARHGAP5 gene encoding rho GTPase-activating protein 5, which codes for MMAKNKEPRPPSYTISVVGLSGTEKDKGNCGVGKSCLCNRYVRPKADEYYHEHTSVLSTIDFGGRVVNNDHFLYWGDVTQVGEDGVDCRHHIIEQTEFIDDQTFLPHRSTNLQPYSKRAASSKIQSAEKLMYICTDQLGLEQDFEQKQMPEGKLTIDGFVLCIDVSQGCNRKFDDQLKFVNNLYVQVVKAKKPIIIAATKCDECVDHYLREVQAFASNKKNLIVVETSARNNINVETCFTALVQMLDKTRGKPKIIPYLEAFKTHRQIVASATDKFEKLIVQTVRDYHATWKTVSNKLKNHSDYENYINLEGTLKAKNTFSKHIEQLKQEHIRKRKEEYLKTLPRALSTLLPKLEEIENLSWTDALQMLEKKPEFSLWFVMLEKTPWDQSDHIDKLNDRRVPFDLLCTLDAEKVYQSHVQHLVSEKRRLEMKAKFKKTLEKIPFISPGQPWEEVMCFVLEDEAYKFINETDRFEVYRKHQQEIIEKAKEEFQEMLFEHSELFYDLDLNATPSTDKMSEINAVLGEEPRYKALQKLATDRESLLLKHIGFVYHPTKETCLSVQSCTDIKVEQVLANSLLQSNLSRLNLYQDGSNLDKVNLLILGKDNLSQEMANEIRTQSTDDEFALDGKIYELDLRAVDANSPYILSQLWTPGFKPHGCFCVFSSIESLNFIGDCIGKIRCEAQARRDKDIANLPFTLILANLRENISKNMPILRHQGQQLANKLQCPFVDVPAGTYPRKFNETQIKQALRGVLESVKHNSDIASPVPAIKDLSEADLRIVMCAMCGDPFSVDLILSPFLESRTCSAAQPGQNNSLMLDKIIGEKRRRIQITILSYHSSIGVRKDELVHGYILIYSAKRKASMGMLRAFLSEIQDTIPVQLVAVTDSQADFFENEAIKELMTEGEHIATEISAKFTALYSLSQYHRQTEVFTPFFSDVLEKKTSIENSYLAESRREASQQSEDVFPYSPRGNSPAYSCYPDSEDDTEAPPPYSPIGDDVQLLPKCNLDNEGNEYPTHSTPLNCHDHERNHKVPPPIRPKPVGPKSKVNRLDPNLVRAIEAGISKNPRKQATRFPLVHPEDADSSDNYAEPADTLSRSKDFINDIYADPDDGQNHIHKMHHLFPNAQGDEENGITDRNSRGQGERRPSKYKYRSKTLFSKTKFYTYRRTHSDASDEEALTIPGKDRKRKPKHRPSEEDPLLSPVDTWKGGIDNPAITSDQELEERKTKKKPPKVKEEKKKKKNKPFNPPTRRNWESNYFGKPLHELVSPEKPIPVFVKKCVDFIEESGLGTEGLYRVSGYKTDQDNIQKQFDQDNNLNLASMEVNVNAVAGALKAFFADLPAPLIPYLHHPDLLEASKIQDRIERLHALKNILRNFPSVNYEVLKYIISHLNRVSQHNKTNLMTADNLSICFWPTLMRPDFENKEFFSTTKNHQSVIENFIQQCQFFFYEGEIVDSPSVTSSPSAQHSSPGQLATPLVPLQLPPPLQPQLLQPTLQADPLGII